The DNA window GAAAAGAGGACGTAAAACAGGCatgtaatgtatgtataatatattttttatcttgattAATCTGAAAATACGAAGAATCAAGTGCCAGTTTAcgatataaacttttttttacaatatttctccGGTTTCTTCCGTCTTCATTTCTCTCACTCGGAAGTAAGAGTTGTCTGAAGGTAATCAAAAAGATAAGAGATtcctgatattttttgttctacGCCAGAGAAAGTACATATatacttgataaataaatatactttattgaGTATGTACCGCTCCTCCGTTGGCACGCGCTTTTGAAGATAACGCTTCTGAATTCCTCGCGCTTATCGCCTCGGAGATCCGAGTGAGATTGATGCGCCGGGACGGGTTAACGCCTCATTGCCGAAGGCGACCGTGTGGCGGATTACCTCGCCTCggcagaaattaataaatccgCCGTTCGTTTTTTGGCTTGTTAATCCATTTTCTTCCGCGCGCACGCGGACGTGTCGTTAGTTGCACGGCTACGTCGTCGTACGAATGGAGTTCGCGCGTCGTTTGCTCCGCGCCGGGGACTGATTAACGCGTATATCGCTGACGCCGAGATTAACTTGTAACGGCGGTTTGCCCGTTTCGTCCCGTCTCATCCGGGATGAGCGCGCGGAATCGCGCGGCGCGATCCCAACGGAAACGTCGATATTCGACGGGTCTCTCATTTGTCATTCGACGAGgtgggcgcgcgcgcgcgcgcgcgccgtgCATTTTGCTCGATTAACCAAGTAATTTGGCGCGTTTAACGGTTTCGCTTTTCCATCAATCACCGCGTGATGGATCGGCGCTCGGCCGAGACTGCCCGTATTTGCGAGTGATAACACGTCTCGCGCGATTACGCTCACtttggcggcggcggcggcggcggcagcggtggtggtggtggcttCGCACGGATAACAAGGCCCTCGTCGTGGAAATTTTTGTCGGATAAAACGTTCCTTCGTCGAGAATTTCTGTCGCCACTATACCGGAACGCTCCGAGATTAATCCTCCCTTCCCCCTGAAATATTCGTCGTCGATGATATATAATCGTCCAATACCGTTGACTTTTATATGACAGAAGACAACCTGCACTTGAACGTGTGCATTTGCACGattgaaatggaaataatagacacagaaaaattttattaagtaatagcatttaataatgtaaaattttaatgatgtagTTTATGTACAGATTAAagtaattactattttaataactattaaaaattgtaatttttttagagaatCTGACAAATATTCACAattcatgtatatacatgtatatgacAAAGTGGTATTTTTTTCCGAGTACAAGATTATTCAGTTTAACAATTAATGAAGCTTACTCAgctaatatacaaatttatgaaCCAGTGCTGGTGTGCAAATTATATCAATGATGGCTATGATTGTAGTATATTgtctgttaaaaattattctttaatcgGGTCTTCTATTGGGATTGAGGGACATGATAAGGCAATATAACATTTGAGTTTTGCATAGTTTTGCTTCGTCCGTGTGCGTGCCCAGTCTCGCTGCATATTGAAAGCATAAGGTGCAGCCCGGACACGATGGGCTCTCGCGAGGAAGTTACGCCCAACCTCCTCTTCGCATTCTATCAGTGTCACGTGTCACCGCGTGATTTATGGATCAGTCAACGCGTCGGCGTTATCATAAATCAAAGAAAACCTTTCTTTACGTGCGACCGGACCGGACAACACCGTTATTCGGCTATTGAAAATCCACTTTGTGGCATTGTAGTTCGGGGCAACGAATCTGGGAGATAAAACATCCTGAGTGTATCTTAGATATGTGTATGCATGTATTAGGTGTGTGTGTTAATCTTACGATAATTAATCCGCTTTGCCGTGTGTTGTTAGCTTTAGGCTTAGAATGGAAACGCTGGAATACAGCTCCAGTAGTAGGAACCAGCATAAATTATCGATATTGAGAAAACTTCTGGGTAAGCTTTGAGTAACATCAACACGGAACACCGAAGTTATCTATTGACATTACGATGGACTGAAATTGTATGTAAACGTTACTTCGTCAGTCGTGCATAATTATTGACTAAgtttgcgttttttttttggcatattttatttatacctgtatttaaaagtatttatatatttattattatttgtttaaataattatcacgtttataaatatttacatcacTACTAGTTcgttaaaaacatatttttaacgtaaaattcaaattttatctatttccaTTAAAAACGAGATATGCCATTCAATAACGGATTATTCCCGCGTTCTTTTTCATCAAGGGGATTAGAACTGGCCATGAGTTATTTTCGCTCGAACTTTTGAGGGATTATAATATTGCGGCGATAAAACAGGTGCGTTCTTATGGCGCAGCTGCTCCACACGAAAACGCCGCAGTTGCCACAGTTTCTGggaaatcatttatttatctttaaaaggATTATATTGtctagaaatattatatgtatatgatatatgtatataatatatatatgtatatataatatatatatatataatatttaaaaaagatacatatgtatataaaaaataatatttgttaggTGCACGATTTCGTGCACAATATACAACGGAACATCAATTTAGAGAACAGTACGAAATAgagtgaaaaatttattgtagatATTCCGAAAATTGATAACGTAAAAGCTTTCAGTGTTAACAATAGTCGGGGCTGAACGTTGAAACAGACACAACTCTTTTGAAGCACGTGCAGATGTTCCACGCCATAAATTAAGAACGGGAAGAAAATCTTTGCGCCACAAGTAAATGCGGAGATCATTTTAGCTTTATCCGGGATATCAAAATCTGAACTCGCTGAAAATTGCATCGGTTTCAATACCTGATATATCGAGCAGCATCCAGCGCGAAACCATGACAACCTCTCTCGCGTTGTGCCATACGCGGGGCATACACGGGCGTCGATATGTCGGGGGTGCAAGGGTTTAATGGATACTAATCGATGTCGTGTTAGGACCCCCCTACTGGGATGCCATTACGACGGACagcgtattatatttttacagctATAAGCGCGAACTGTGAGAGGGAAGCTtttcacgcgcgcgcacgtacaTGCGGAACGTTAATTCCTCGCTTCCCTTTCCCTTCCTGCGCATCAACGATGTTGCAATGAACAGTAgatgtagatatatatatctgcATCTATTAGATGTTCGTTGCACATGGCtgatgatatatatatatgttacaaaaaGATTTACATAATTTGCATGAGACTGAAATTTATCGACCGGCTGCCACTGGTGTTAAAACGTGCATTCTGTCAGTCGTGCGCTCGTCAGCCGAGGTACACATTGCCAACGCGGTGCGTGGCGTATGATCGACATTTTTGAGATTGCTATCGTTACAACGTtccttctctttccctctctctttctctctttcaagCAGGCCGCATCCCCTCTTCCGTCCCGTCAAATTTCGCCGCTGTTTGACGTATCCTATAAGACGCTCATGACGGGCTTTACCTTTTACCCGCTTGACGTACGTCGTTATTTAAACGTCTCGGCGAAGACGAGAAGTGACAGGACTTGGGATAAAAAGTGGAGGAAACGGAGAAAAGACATTAGcattctctctccccccccccacccctctctctttccttatCTTTCTCTCGATATGATTTATACTGCgccaaaatggtaacattaaggggatgctggagtgaCGGTCACATTTGATCGGGATCGATAAAGCAAACATaacgtttgataaatatttttttaatattattgaataatatactGTCCTAATATAGTCTAGCCGAATTAGCTTGAAAAAAGGCCGTTTTGGGAAAAAATTGATAAGGGTTTAACTCtgcgtaaagcacaattaacGTGTGTAGATTAAGATAGGTACGTTTGTCACTCGCAAAAAACTGGGGGTCATTGCAAAATTACGAGTTGAAATGAGgaaaaagtagttttttgcttgcgcctcgtaaactaaaaacagaatcaaaaaaaagtttaaataacaattgtaGGTATTAAGTagatctataataataaatttcgttAAGATCGGTCCATTAGTTTGATTGTAAAATCgaaaaaaccatgaaaaatggcaattttttaaattgtttgtaactttgttaaaaattaactcaagcatttgaaaattgtaaaaaggaATAgcttttattatgataaaaaagtaccaaaaattttatcaaaaaatattaataactttttgagttatataaattgtttatccGAAAAGCActccactaaaatttaatttctacgttTTTGAGACCATGCACAAACTCaaaccaaagttttttcttttcttaaaaagttgcaGTATCATATATTGGTATTACAAAATGTGTGCAATGCAAATAAGTGcctcaaataaacgtgtaaaatacaagcttaattaataataaaataacttttaaagtattaacGTTATCAAAATGAAGTAAAATGCATTTGAAAGATgcgtttttctttaaattaaaaaaaaggaatattgTTCTAGGTTGCTTAGAAgccaagatttttttctttgaaaaataactGTTGCTACagttatgaatattaagagataaaattttgacagcgtcttattaaaaagttgaagTAGTCTTTCCCAAAAGTTTGAAGCGATTCATGAAGATTGATCACTGTAAACGTGTTAACAAAAGCAGTATTAATTCGAGAGCGGCGGCTGAcggcgccgcgcgcgcgcatacaaaACTGATTTGGCGCGTTCAAATTACTTCAATTGTCATTATCTCGAGAACTAAGCATCCTAGAAAGAtgatttttttccctttttaaattatttatttgccacgtaaagtatgtataaataatttatatatctatgcGGCGTGTGCCTATGCtgtatgttaatataatttaatttttttattactttcataTCAAGGAATgtacgttttatattttttgcataatttagtGCAATTACCgaacatttaaaaacttaatgtTTTAGTTATATTGCTATTAATTGCactaaagttctttttttaatttaaatgcttgttaattgtacaaaataattatgcaaaaaaatataaaacgtacACATTCCTtgcaataaaagtaataaaaaaattatattatattatcactCAAGGGACAATacaatcgcgattagcagcCAACTTTAGGGTTTTACGGTAATTTTACTTAAGGGGATTACAAAAATTGTTGTAAggtaaaagtaataaaaacatttaagtgTAATTTGTATGAATCGTGTGcacgcaaatattttttatttgtgagattgatatagtatatattatatagagtAATAATACAATGTTAATAAGACATTAAAcctttatcaattattaatcaacGTCAATCATATGTTCCTTGATCCAGTCTTGACATGCATATACACTAACAAACACATCGAGTCCTTCTGCTGTACATCCCACGGAATCACCCACGTAGGATGCGATTCCAATTTGAACACCATTGGCAACGAGAGCGCTACCTGCATCCTTCTGcaacgttataaaaaataatttataatttgtacataCATGCAACATACATTCATACATTCaaacattattaacaaattaattagtttataattattttcctctTCTGATAAACTATAAATGAACGagcgtttatttaaaaaaaatattaaatatgtttatcttACAATGCATAGTCCCTTGTTTTCTTCTGAAAGAGTGCATATATGATTATCGGTTACTTTCGAATTTTTAAGCTTGCATTTATCGTGAGGATAAACCTTCAGAGTGATTTCTTGTAAGACGTTAGGTGTAGGTCCATTAAGCTGAAAGAATGATTTATAttgattcataaaaatttgcataattataagCAGCGCAGTTACAAATTTAAGActaatcataaattattcatttagtACAACAACACATTAGAATTTAGTTTTGTGCAAAAAAAGAACATCTTTGAAGTTTTATTATCGATTAAACGATGTAATTAACAAAAGGAAAATGAGAAAAGAACATTTTGCATCACAAATGTCACAagtgaaaaaaagttatttttaaggGTTTGTTTATATAATGGATGAGAATTTAGTACACTAAAAaatgaagagaaagaaagagaaagaaggggagagagggagagagagagagagagagagagagatttttattcttctacaattaataattataatgatagGTTTTCTCGAAATCtcaaaaatgcaaaagaaGAGGTAGCTACTAACTAAGAAGAGATGAGATTActgaataataattgtatagcattttatgcatattataatatgtaatattatttaatacaattttaattaccactaaaattttcaagtttaatgtttaaatgattacaattaattgatatataaaattatatattctacagaaaaacttttatttgaagtaCACCCCAACCAGCTACAACACAAGGAAAATCTGTGACAGCGATATCTTCTTGTGCAAGGGGAATTGGTTTTACTACGTCACTGTATATGATGTCTCGGTTTAATCGAATGAGAGCGATATCGTCATCAACTCCAGCATCGTCAGAGTACCACACCGCGCTCTCCGGTTGATAAGCATCGCCTGTCTCGTTTAAGTAGATCGTACCCGCGTGAACCGTGATTTCTTCGGGGTAAAAActacgaaaaattaattttgttaaaatgcaataaagtTTTTAGGCTTTCAATTTCTGACGTtacatatacacaaatattcaaatttctttattaaaaaacatacagtggaaccccgcgttagtgTACTCGGCGTTAGCGGAAACTATCCTCTCCatgttattgtttttttgcAGAATACTGTACGTTGATCTATTCACAAGTAATAAGCGATGAATATCAAAAtaaccattttttcttaaaatctcaataattTAGTCAAAAAAATCGCACAGCGATGAACAAccacacaaaataaaagaaaaagatccCGCTGTAAGATGCAAGTAACAGAAAGTCTTCGCGATTTTTTCCACAGCAGGTGTAACGCAGCaaagttgcataaaaatttttattttgatgggTCAAGCTTTATCATTGTGCCGtttcgtgaaaaaaaagaattaaaatcgcCAAAATTCATCCGAAAGTAGagttcaagctttaaaatacgTTTCGGGAAATGAAAatgcgatgatttttcgcggtgttatacttatttgaaattatgcaaaatttcgaCATAAATTTTCGTATGCGCTAATTTTGTTGCgccaatatattatataatataataaatttaacagcATTGTAGGAACGAGAAGAAGATTATAAACCACCATTTTATTTTCCCTCTCTTTTCTactataatattctttaagcGTCCAGAgcatattaactttattttatttgcatgtcttttttacagaatgtataatatttttataatattgttattattttttttaaacattgttatgtaaaaactcatatcgttatattttaaaattaatttttaatatatagttacacacacacacacacacacatttatggaaggtcataaaaatataaacaattaaaataaattacaaagataCTTACCCATAAAGACAATTAGCCGCAGTGAGAACAtaacgtttattaataattgatcctccgcaataataaaatgagctattaaattttaaagcaacTTGGTATGGATATTTGCCGAGTGGGGCATCTGTGCCACCGACGATATGTGACGCTGGTAaacctataaataaaaaattttaagtgctataacaataattattaaaatattaattatttaaatattattatctttgtgttattatttttatgcaaaataatttgtttacaaatttaattaatagacataaaaattttattgtttatgtaacattaatttttaatggctAGAGAAAAAACGCGAACAGATGTATACATTCTTCTAAATctgtttacataattattgttatgcaataaatatttgtgttataatgaagaaaatttatattaaatttaatatattttttatccaaaacaatttatctcatttttttaaacaaattaatacaaaataaataaaaaaataatacaatataatacaaatataaacataatacagaaaaaatatgttaaaaattaatacaaagatATAACACGCTAAATTATGACACAATTTGGAAAGAAA is part of the Monomorium pharaonis isolate MP-MQ-018 chromosome 2, ASM1337386v2, whole genome shotgun sequence genome and encodes:
- the LOC105840946 gene encoding chymotrypsin-2; the protein is MRAFSCLVFIALAYTIEGLPASHIVGGTDAPLGKYPYQVALKFNSSFYYCGGSIINKRYVLTAANCLYGFYPEEITVHAGTIYLNETGDAYQPESAVWYSDDAGVDDDIALIRLNRDIIYSDVVKPIPLAQEDIAVTDFPCVVAGWGVLQLNGPTPNVLQEITLKVYPHDKCKLKNSKVTDNHICTLSEENKGLCIKDAGSALVANGVQIGIASYVGDSVGCTAEGLDVFVSVYACQDWIKEHMIDVD